Proteins from one Cryptomeria japonica chromosome 4, Sugi_1.0, whole genome shotgun sequence genomic window:
- the LOC131066761 gene encoding leucine-rich repeat receptor-like tyrosine-protein kinase PXC3, which yields MGDSCSSTWRCVMLISVCSILFSASDGVSQRDEKTMEAVRRDLQGYRWNTSGSDFCEWYGVICNSNKSVERLELSRLGLSGNISVLIALQDLKWLDLSLNDFSGQIPSVLGRMQSLEFLDLSANRFSGRIPSEIGNTKNLLCLNLSSNLLSEGIPPELSLIKGLKRLNLNMNGLSGGIPEELRGLHALEELQLSGNHIVGSIPLWIGNFTNLQIFTAYENKLIGPIPQNLGSNSNLVLLNLHSNKLVGNIPESIFASGQLQILVLTMNSLDGGLPASVGKCRGLSNIRIGSNKLTESIPPEIGNISSLTYFEANENSISGTLVPDFARCTNLTLLNLASNGLTGSIPSEFGALLSLQELIVSGNSLSGDIPSTLSKCKNLSKLDLSGNRFNGSIPEVLCDIPHLQYLLLKENSLRGGIPVDIGNCKRLLELQLGSNYLTGKIPSEIGGMSALQIALNLSFNQLQGSIPPALGKLDKLVCLDVSDNRLSGSIPSDLKGMVSLIEVDFSNNLLSGIVPTFRPFQNSPSSCFKGNKDLCGEPLKTCGNSSLAGHPIKHKSFGKVLAVVLGSGLMVFLTVTIVVVLYVIKEKQQFPDTLDPPPSIVTGSVFEESLKQAINFETAVDATLKESNKLSSGTFSTVYKAVMPSGLVLDARKLKSIDRTVNLHQNKMIRELEKLTKLDHDNVMKPVGFVIYDDAVLVLHYHLPNGTLAQLLHKEGDASEFEPDWPRRLSIVLGVAEGLAYLHNCHAPLIHLDIASVNIFLDANFNAIIGEVEVSKLLDPSKGTASITAVAGSFGYIPPEYAYTMQVTAAGNVYSFGVILLEILTNRYPVDEAFGEGIDLVKWVHNASSRKETPEQILDARLSTVSFAWRQQMLAVLKIALLCTDNTPAKRPKMKRVVEMLQEVNQGA from the exons ATGGGGGATTCTTGTAGCTCAACATGGCGATGTGTGATGCTGATCTCCGTATGCTCCATTTTGTTTTCAGCGTCCGATGGGGTTTCTCAGAGAGATGAGAAGACAATGGAGGCTGTCAGGCGAGATCTTCAGGGGTATAGGTGGAATACCAGCGGTTCCGATTTCTGTGAATGGTATGGAGTTATCTGCAACTCTAACAAATCGGTAGAGAGACTTGAACTTTCTCGTTTGGGTTTGAGTGGCAACATTTCTGTTTTGATTGCTTTGCAAGATCTTAAGTGGCTCGACCTTTCTTTGAATGACTTCTCGGGCCAAATCCCTTCAGTGTTAGGCCGAATGCAGTCGTTGGAGTTTCTTGATTTGAGTGCAAACCGTTTCAGTGGAAGAATACCTTCTGAGATTGGAAACACGAAGAATCTTCTCTGTTTAAACTTGTCCAGCAATTTGCTGAGTGAGGGGATCCCTCCAGAGCTTTCATTGATCAAAGGACTTAAGAGACTAAATCTGAATATGAATGGATTAAGTGGTGGGATTCCAGAGGAGCTCAGAGGTCTACATGCTTTAGAGGAGCTACAGCTTTCTGGAAACCACATTGTTGGCTCTATTCCCCTATGGATTGGCAACTTCACCAACCTCCAAATCTTTACTGCTTACGAAAATAAGCTTATCGGCCCAATACCTCAAAATCTTGGCTCGAATTCCAACTTAGTATTGCTGAATCTCCATTCAAATAAGCTTGTAGGAAACATTCCTGAGAGCATATTTGCATCTGGGCAGCTTCAAATTCTTGTTTTGACTATGAATAGCTTAGATGGTGGCCTTCCTGCGTCTGTAGGGAAATGCAGAGGTTTGTCTAATATTCGGATAGGAAGCAACAAGCTTACTGAAAGCATTCCTCCCGAAATCGGCAATATTAGCAGCCTCACATACTTTGAAGCCAACGAGAACTCTATTTCTGGAACTCTTGTTCCGGACTTTGCACGCTGCACTAATCTAACTCTTCTTAATCTAGCCTCAAATGGGCTCACAGGAAGCATCCCTTCCGAGTTTGGGGCACTCCTCAGTCTACAAGAATTAATTGTTTCTGGTAATAGTCTGAGTGGCGATATACCAAGCACTCTTTCAAAGTGCAAAAACCTCAGTAAACTAGACCTTAGTGGTAACAGGTTTAATGGAAGCATACCTGAGGTTCTTTGCGACATACCACATTTACAGTATTTGCTTTTGAAGGAAAACTCTCTGAGAGGAGGAATTCCAGTAGACATTGGTAACTGTAAGAGACTTCTTGAACTTCAACTGGGGAGTAACTATTTGACTGGGAAAATTCCTTCTGAGATTGGTGGGATGAGTGCTCTACAGATAGCATTGAATTTGAGCTTTAATCAGCTGCAAGGATCAATCCCTCCAGCATTGGGAAAGCTGGACAAACTGGTTTGTTTGGATGTGTCAGACAACAGATTATCTGGAAGCATCCCTTCTGATCTGAAGGGCATGGTGAGCTTAATTGAAGTTGATTTCTCCAATAATCTGCTTTCAGGGATAGTGCCTACCTTTAGGCCCTTTCAAAACAGTCCTAGTTCATGCTTCAAAGGAAATAAAGATCTTTGTGGGGAGCCTTTAAAAACCTGTGGGAACAGCTCTCTAGCAGGACACCCAATAAAGCATAAATCATTTGGAAAGGTTTTAGCAGTGGTTTTAGGATCTGGGCTGATGGTATTTCTGACTGTCACAATTGTTGTGGTTTTGTACGTTATTAAAGAGAAGCAGCAATTTCCTGATACGCTGGATCCTCCTCCATCCATTGTCACTGGCAGTGTCTTTGAAGAAAGTCTGAAACAAGCCATTAACTTTGAGACTGCTGTTGATGCAACATTGAAGGAATCAAACAAGCTGAGTAGTGGCACTTTCAGCACTGTCTACAAGGCCGTTATGCCTTCTGGACTGGTTTTGGATGCAAGGAAGCTCAAATCGATAGACAGAACTGTCAATCTTCATCAGAATAAGATGATCCGGGAGCTAGAGAAGCTGACAAAGCTTGATCATGACAATGTGATGAAGCCTGTTGGGTTTGTCATTTATGATGATGCGGTTTTGGTGCTACATTATCACTTACCCAATGGAACCCTTGCCCAGTTACTACATAAGGAAGGCGATGCTTCTGAGTTTGAACCAGACTGGCCTAGGCGTTTGTCCATAGTGTTGGGGGTTGCAGAGGGATTGGCTTATCTTCACAACTGCCACGCACCACTCATCCATCTTGATATTGCATCTGTCAACATTTTTCTGGATGCCAACTTCAATGCAATCATTGGCGAGGTAGAGGTTTCAAAGCTCTTGGACCCCTCTAAAGGCACCGCAAGTATCACAGCTGTTGCCGGGTCCTTCGGTTACATACCACCAG AGTATGCATATACCATGCAAGTCACAGCCGCTGGCAATGTCTATAGCTTTGGAGTGATCTTGCTTGAGATTCTCACCAATCGGTATCCAGTGGACGAAGCCTTTGGCGAGGGAATAGATTTGGTTAAATGGGTTCACAATGCATCATCCAGGAAAGAGACTCCTGAACAAATTCTTGACGCCAGGTTGAGCACAGTATCCTTTGCTTGGAGACAACAGATGCTAGCAGTGCTTAAGATAGCCTTACTGTGCACTGACAACACCCCTGCCAAAAGACCCAAAATGAAAAGGGTGGTGGAGATGCTTCAAGAAGTAAATCAAGGTGCATGA